A window from Drosophila kikkawai strain 14028-0561.14 chromosome 2L, DkikHiC1v2, whole genome shotgun sequence encodes these proteins:
- the CLIP-190 gene encoding restin homolog isoform X11, with protein MSDETGDTGEAAAAPPTPQPATNTEGSMEAPASKIPAPSRSNIPTPASSVTGIPTASKMKVPSNFGSTGSVSKIGRPCCNNTAPKTGPPPRDTASMSRESDDNLSSINSAYTDHNSTVLTANTEQFIIGQRVWVGGLRSGQIAYIGETHFAPGDWAGIVLDEPNGKNDGCVSGKRYFQCEPKRGIFSRLTRLTTYPMSGAHTPTSPLAKNSPDRSRTVSPTASIRSSMLRSPGIGGKNGLTVGDRVIVSSGFGSRPGILRYLGETQFAPGNWCGVELDEASGKNDGAVDGIRYFECKPKYGVFVPIAKVTLSPSSKKTRLSRTGSRESLTSIGTMNSIATTNTSRMRMNAQDLLREKQQHVEQLMVERDLDREDAQNQALQLQKNINELKARIVELQSELGDERKKSEELQFCGDEMNAQSQVYKEKIHDLESKVTQLESATPSLQSLPPPVPLPDDSALKEEIAQLQDKLSVQQKETEARIAEQLEEEQRLRENVKYLQEQNATLQAELVSKDESLEKFSLSEVGIENLRRELALLKEENEKQAEEAQADFSQKLAAKTEELEKINAELLSLKAASDSLESERVNKTDECEILQTEVRMRDEQIKELNQQLDELTTQLNVQKADSSALDEMLRQQTAGSDEKSTILEQTQKELLQLKEEAAKKQEERDQLEKLLTEAKQLGDQEKLVREKAEQEISQIKLEKETVDQLLVTKQTELEVCQKEQTETKSQLDANKELNAQKDLNLVEAKETLKKLQQQLEENSQVQAKLVADLEEQKMDQEATLKTKEQEFQKLEAKSAETEGLLKTTQMQLEQFQQQAAASGEEGAKNLAKLQEEISQLKSQAEKTQSDLKASQADAETKAKKLETANVTIEQETQKLSNLQEQLSQLKAEVDQTKSALSSSQTDVESRTKQLEAANAALEKVNKEYAESRAEASHLEDQIKEITEKLHAELLAERSSASDLHTKLSKFSEELATGKKELNSKADVWSQEMLQKEKELQDLRQQLQYSEDSQTKLKAEAERKESSLQETIKTLQDQVTKAKAENQELNSGTQETIKDLQERLEITNAEIQHKEKMAAEDAQKIADLKTLVEAIQVANANISATNAELSTVLEVLQAEKSETNHIFELFEMEADMNAERLIEKLTGMKDELKDTHAKLDEGQKKCQELEKSLEQVTQSEQSLQQESLNSKEQLKELQQSLGELQESLKQKDELVLVLEGKLRDASSELEGTTSSSKEIQEKLQEAQQKEKTLQEEGAKLSQELQQLQITKVQHVELLKQKDELVQNLEQRLKESNTHLETQSSSSKETQEKLEDAQKREKALQEEAAKLSEQLQQVQKANSEVNDSLVKVEGLVKDFEEKLEAARQQVEAQQAANKELQDQLKKALESEGNLQGKSLAAAEHLTQLQQANGELQEMLTRKEETLKNLEENLAETNSQLKTQTGSHNELQDKLEQAQLKERSLQEETAKLLEQVEQLKQANEELQKSLKQKQTLLEKGNEFDNQLAEYQKVIDEMDDTASTKSKLLEQLQNRVVELEAALHQANEAQKTANLETKELRRQLESLQLEKSMEILTLKTQMNGAGSSQLGKGDAVEPLDSETSLAKINFLNSIIADMQQKNDALKAKVQTLETLPMDFTKPHAFDVLTKRKPAPRLFCDICDEFDKHETEDCPIQAGEDRDYSPPPTAEANNNEKKERKLPAPRKYCESCEVFGHDTSECADDETY; from the exons ataccGCCAGCATGAGTCGTGAAAGCGATGACAATTTAAGTTCGATCAATTCGGCTTATACag ATCACAACAGCACTGTGCTGACAGCGAACACCGAGCAGTTCATCATTGGCCAGCGGGTATGGGTCGGAGGCCTTCGGTCCGGACAGATTGCTTATATTGGAGAGACACATTTTGCACCCGGCGACTGGGCAGGCATTGTCCTGGATGAACCCAATG gcAAAAACGATGGGTGTGTTTCAGGCAAAAGATACTTCCAGTGCGAGCCAAAACGCGGCATTTTCTCGCGGCTCACGCGTCTTACCACATATCCCATGTCCGGAGCCCACACTCCCACATCGCCTTTGGCCAAGAACTCGCCAGACAGATCGCGCACAGTCTCCCCAACAGCGAGTATTCGCAGCTCCATGCTTCGTAGTCCCGGAATAGGCGGCA AAAATGGCCTTACCGTTGGCGACCGTGTGATTGTCTCCTCTGGCTTTGGCAGTCGTCCTGGCATCTTGCGTTACCTGGGCGAGACACAGTTTGCTCCTGGCAACTGGTGCGGCGTGGAATTGGATGAGGCAAGCGGCAAAAACGATGGAGCCGTGGATGGTATAAG ATACTTCGAGTGCAAGCCCAAATACGGGGTGTTTGTGCCCATAGCAAAGGTCACTTTGTCGCCGTCGTCAAAGAAGACGCGTCTGTCTAGGACCGGATCACGGGAGTCGCTCACCTCGATCGGCACCATGAACAGCATTGCCACCACAAATACGTCGCGCATGCGCATGAATGCTCAG GATCTGCTGCGCGAGAAGCAACAACATGTGGAGCAGTTGATGGTGGAGCGGGACTTGGACCGCGAGGATGCACAGAACCAGGCGCTGCAGCTGCAGAAGAACATCAACGAG CTTAAGGCCAGGATTGTCGAACTGCAGTCGGAATTGGGCGATGAGCGCAAGAAATCGGAGGAGTTGCAATTTTGTGGCGATGAAATGAAT GCGCAATCCCAGGTGTACAAGGAAAAGATACACGATCTGGAATCAAAGGTCACCCAACTAGAGTCTG CCACACCCAGTCTTCAAAGTCTTCCGCCACCTGTTCCGCTACCGGATGACAGTGCCCTCAAGGAGGAGATTGCTCAGCTGCAGGACAAATTGAGCGTTCAACAGAAGGAGACTGAAGCCCGAATAGCTGAGCAGCTGGAGGAAGAACAACGGCTAAGGGAGAACGTAAAGTACCTGCAGGAACAGAATGCCACGCTGCAGGCTGAACTGGTGTCCAAGGATGAGTCGCTGGAGAAGTTCTCCCTCTCCGAGGTTGGAATCGAGAATCTGCGCAGGGAATTGGCGCTGCTCAAGGAGGAGAACGAAAAGCAGGCCGAGGAGGCCCAGGCAGACTTCTCCCAAAAACTAGCAGCCAAAACCGAGGAGCTGGAAAAGATCAACGCCGAATTGCTGAGCCTGAAGGCCGCCTCCGATTCCCTGGAAAGCGAGAGGGTCAACAAAACCGACGAATGTGAAATACTTCAGACCGAAGTCCGGATGCGGGATGAGCAAATTAAGGAGCTAAACCAACAACTTGATGAGCTAACCACGCAGTTAAACGTACAAAAGGCCGACAGTTCTGCTCTGGATGAAATGCTTCGACAACAAACGGCTGGAAGTGACGAAAAGTCCACTATTCTTGAGCAAACCCAAAAGGAACTGTTGCAACTCAAGGAGGAGGCTGCCAAGAAGCAGGAGGAAAGAGATCAACTAGAAAAGCTATTGACTGAAGCTAAGCAACTTGGGGATCAAGAGAAACTAGTCAGGGAAAAGGCAGAACAGGAAATTagccaaattaaattagaaaaagaAACAGTAGATCAGCTTTTGGTAACCAAGCAAACCGAACTTGAAGTCTGCCAGAAGGAACAGACAGAAACAAAGAGTCAACTTGATGCAAACAAGGAGCTTAATGCCCAGAAGGATCTAAATTTGGTTGAAGCCAAAGAAACTCTGAaaaaactgcagcagcaactggaGGAGAATAGTCAAGTTCAGGCCAAACTGGTAGCTGACCTCGAGGAACAGAAAATGGATCAGGAGGCGACCCTTAAAACCAAAGAGCAGGAATTCCAGAAACTCGAAGCCAAGTCAGCTGAAACCGAAGGACTTCTCAAAACCACACAAATGCAGTTGGAGCAATTCCAGCAACAGGCAGCTGCTTCTGGCGAGGAAGGCGCCAAGAACTTGGCCAAACTGCAGGAGGAGATTAGTCAGCTGAAGTCCCAGGCAGAGAAGACTCAATCGGACTTGAAAGCCAGTCAAGCGGATGCGGAAACCAAGGCCAAGAAGCTGGAGACAGCGAATGTGACAATTGAACAGGAAACTCAAAAGTTGTCCAATTTGCAAGAGCAGCTTAGCCAACTTAAAGCCGAGGTGGATCAGACCAAGTCAGCTCTTAGCTCGAGCCAAACCGATGTGGAGTCCAGGACTAAGCAACTTGAGGCGGCCAATGCTGCGCTTGAAAAGGTCAACAAG GAATACGCCGAATCCCGAGCGGAAGCCTCGCATCTGGAGGACCAGATCAAAGAGATAACTGAGAAACTGCATGCTGAGCTCCTGGCAGAGCGATCCTCAGCCAGCGACCTGCACACCAAGCTTTCCAAGTTCTCTGAGGAATTGGCCACCGGCAAGAAAGAGCTGAACAGCAAGGCCGATGTCTGGAGCCAGGAGATGCTGCAGAAGGAGAAGGAACTCCAGGATCTTCGTCAGCAACTCCAGTACAGTGAAGATTCCCAAACTAAACTTAAGGCAGAGGCCGAAAGAAAAGAATCGTCACTGCAGGAAACCATCAAAACACTTCAGGATCAGGTCACCAAAGCAAAGGCGGAAAATCAAGAGCTTAACAGTGGCACCCAAGAGACAATCAAGGATCTACAAGAGCGGCTGGAGATCACCAACGCCGAGATCCAGCACAAAGAGAAAATGGCTGCCGAAGATGCTCAGAAGATAGCAGACCTAAAAACGCTCGTGGAAGCCATTCAGGTGGCCAATGCCAACATATCAGCCACGAATGCGGAGCTCTCCACAGTCCTGGAGGTCCTTCAAGCGGAGAAAAGCGAAACCAATCACATATTCGAGCTTTTCGAAATGGAGGCCGACATGAATGCCGAGCGTTTGATTGAGAAACTCACTGGCATGAAGGATGAGCTCAAGGATACCCATGCCAAGCTGGATGAGGGGCAGAAAAAGTGCCAGGAACTGGAGAAAAGCTTAGAGCAAGTCACCCAAAGTGAGCAGAGTTTGCAGCAGGAATCCTTGAACTCGAAAGAGCAACTCAAGGAACTCCAACAATCCCTGGGAGAACTTCAGGAGTCACTGAAACAAAAAGATGAACTCGTCCTGGTTTTGGAGGGTAAGCTAAGAGATGCCAGCTCTGAGTTGGAGGGCACGACAAGCTCCTCCAAGGAAATCCAAGAGAAACTACAAGAAGCTCAACAGAAAGAGAAGACTTTACAAGAAGAGGGTGCCAAATTGAGCCAGGAACTGCAACAACTTCAGATAACCAAAGTCCAACATGTCGAGTTACTGAAGCAAAAGGATGAGCTTGTACAGAATTTAGAGCAGAGACTAAAGGAAAGCAATACTCACTTGGAAACACAAAGCTCCTCATCGAAGGAAACCCAAGAAAAACTGGAAGACGCACAGAAGCGGGAAAAGGCCTTGCAGGAGGAAGCTGCCAAATTATCGGAGCAACTGCAGCAAGTACAGAAGGCCAATAGCGAAGTCAACGATTCCCTGGTGAAAGTCGAGGGACTGGTGAAGGATTTCGAGGAGAAACTGGAAGCAGCCAGGCAGCAAGTGGAAGCCCAGCAGGCCGCCAACAAGGAGCTGCAGGATCAGCTTAAGAAAGCTTTGGAAAGCGAGGGAAACCTGCAAGGCAAGTCCCTGGCAGCCGCCGAGCATCTAACTCAGTTGCAGCAGGCCAATGGCGAACTCCAGGAAATGTTGACCAGAAAGGAGGAGACGCTGAAGAACCTGGAGGAAAATCTAGCAGAAACCAATTCCCAATTGAAAACTCAAACGGGCAGCCACAACGAACTGCAGGATAAGTTGGAACAGGCGCAGCTTAAGGAGAGGAGTCTTCAAGAGGAAACAGCCAAGCTATTGGAGCAGGTGGAGCAACTGAAGCAGGCCAACGAGGAGCTCCAGAAATCGCTGAAGCAAAAGCAAACTCTCTTGGAAAAGGGCAATGAGTTTGATAACCAGCTGGCGGAGTACCAGAAAGTCATTGATGAAATGGATGATACGGCCTCCACCAAGTCCAAGCTGCTGGAACAGCTTCAAAATAGAGTGGTGGAGCTCGAGGCGGCTCTCCACCAGGCCAACGAAGCCCAAAAGACTGCCAATCTGGAAACCAAGGAGCTGAGGCGTCAACTGGAATCGCTGCAGTTGGAGAAGTCTATGGAGATTCTAACCCTGAAGACGCAGATGAATGGAGCGGGCAGCAGCCAATTAGGAAAGGGCGATGCAGTGGAG cCACTAGACAGTGAGACCAGTCTGGCGAAGATCAACTTCCTCAACTCAATCATTGCAGACATGCAACAGAAGAATGATGCCCTTAAGGCCAAAGTCCAGACTCTGGAGACCTTGCCAATGGATTTCACCAA ACCCCATGCCTTTGATGTGTTGACCAAGCGTAAGCCTGCTCCTCGACTTTTCTGCGACATCTGCGACGAGTTTGATAAGCACGAGACGGAGGACTGTCCCATCCAGGCTGGCGAGGATCGGGATTACTCCCCACCACCCACCGCCGaggccaacaacaacgagaAGAAGGAACGCAAGCTGCCTGCGCCCAGAAAATACTGCGAGTCCTGCGAGG TCTTTGGCCACGATACCAGCGAATGTGCCGACGATGAGACCTATTAG
- the CLIP-190 gene encoding restin homolog isoform X12 yields the protein MVLKEGNRIKAKYKNTASMSRESDDNLSSINSAYTDHNSTVLTANTEQFIIGQRVWVGGLRSGQIAYIGETHFAPGDWAGIVLDEPNGKNDGCVSGKRYFQCEPKRGIFSRLTRLTTYPMSGAHTPTSPLAKNSPDRSRTVSPTASIRSSMLRSPGIGGKNGLTVGDRVIVSSGFGSRPGILRYLGETQFAPGNWCGVELDEASGKNDGAVDGIRYFECKPKYGVFVPIAKVTLSPSSKKTRLSRTGSRESLTSIGTMNSIATTNTSRMRMNAQQRKSITPVKPIITTPKSQFSMQDLLREKQQHVEQLMVERDLDREDAQNQALQLQKNINELKARIVELQSELGDERKKSEELQFCGDEMNKRQGVKFTLDCSSSEGVLMNLCAHIEEIGYLLNSDSTSNNSAQSQVYKEKIHDLESKVTQLESATPSLQSLPPPVPLPDDSALKEEIAQLQDKLSVQQKETEARIAEQLEEEQRLRENVKYLQEQNATLQAELVSKDESLEKFSLSEVGIENLRRELALLKEENEKQAEEAQADFSQKLAAKTEELEKINAELLSLKAASDSLESERVNKTDECEILQTEVRMRDEQIKELNQQLDELTTQLNVQKADSSALDEMLRQQTAGSDEKSTILEQTQKELLQLKEEAAKKQEERDQLEKLLTEAKQLGDQEKLVREKAEQEISQIKLEKETVDQLLVTKQTELEVCQKEQTETKSQLDANKELNAQKDLNLVEAKETLKKLQQQLEENSQVQAKLVADLEEQKMDQEATLKTKEQEFQKLEAKSAETEGLLKTTQMQLEQFQQQAAASGEEGAKNLAKLQEEISQLKSQAEKTQSDLKASQADAETKAKKLETANVTIEQETQKLSNLQEQLSQLKAEVDQTKSALSSSQTDVESRTKQLEAANAALEKVNKEYAESRAEASHLEDQIKEITEKLHAELLAERSSASDLHTKLSKFSEELATGKKELNSKADVWSQEMLQKEKELQDLRQQLQYSEDSQTKLKAEAERKESSLQETIKTLQDQVTKAKAENQELNSGTQETIKDLQERLEITNAEIQHKEKMAAEDAQKIADLKTLVEAIQVANANISATNAELSTVLEVLQAEKSETNHIFELFEMEADMNAERLIEKLTGMKDELKDTHAKLDEGQKKCQELEKSLEQVTQSEQSLQQESLNSKEQLKELQQSLGELQESLKQKDELVLVLEGKLRDASSELEGTTSSSKEIQEKLQEAQQKEKTLQEEGAKLSQELQQLQITKVQHVELLKQKDELVQNLEQRLKESNTHLETQSSSSKETQEKLEDAQKREKALQEEAAKLSEQLQQVQKANSEVNDSLVKVEGLVKDFEEKLEAARQQVEAQQAANKELQDQLKKALESEGNLQGKSLAAAEHLTQLQQANGELQEMLTRKEETLKNLEENLAETNSQLKTQTGSHNELQDKLEQAQLKERSLQEETAKLLEQVEQLKQANEELQKSLKQKQTLLEKGNEFDNQLAEYQKVIDEMDDTASTKSKLLEQLQNRVVELEAALHQANEAQKTANLETKELRRQLESLQLEKSMEILTLKTQMNGAGSSQLGKGDAVEPLDSETSLAKINFLNSIIADMQQKNDALKAKVQTLETLPMDFTKPHAFDVLTKRKPAPRLFCDICDEFDKHETEDCPIQAGEDRDYSPPPTAEANNNEKKERKLPAPRKYCESCEVFGHDTSECADDETY from the exons ataccGCCAGCATGAGTCGTGAAAGCGATGACAATTTAAGTTCGATCAATTCGGCTTATACag ATCACAACAGCACTGTGCTGACAGCGAACACCGAGCAGTTCATCATTGGCCAGCGGGTATGGGTCGGAGGCCTTCGGTCCGGACAGATTGCTTATATTGGAGAGACACATTTTGCACCCGGCGACTGGGCAGGCATTGTCCTGGATGAACCCAATG gcAAAAACGATGGGTGTGTTTCAGGCAAAAGATACTTCCAGTGCGAGCCAAAACGCGGCATTTTCTCGCGGCTCACGCGTCTTACCACATATCCCATGTCCGGAGCCCACACTCCCACATCGCCTTTGGCCAAGAACTCGCCAGACAGATCGCGCACAGTCTCCCCAACAGCGAGTATTCGCAGCTCCATGCTTCGTAGTCCCGGAATAGGCGGCA AAAATGGCCTTACCGTTGGCGACCGTGTGATTGTCTCCTCTGGCTTTGGCAGTCGTCCTGGCATCTTGCGTTACCTGGGCGAGACACAGTTTGCTCCTGGCAACTGGTGCGGCGTGGAATTGGATGAGGCAAGCGGCAAAAACGATGGAGCCGTGGATGGTATAAG ATACTTCGAGTGCAAGCCCAAATACGGGGTGTTTGTGCCCATAGCAAAGGTCACTTTGTCGCCGTCGTCAAAGAAGACGCGTCTGTCTAGGACCGGATCACGGGAGTCGCTCACCTCGATCGGCACCATGAACAGCATTGCCACCACAAATACGTCGCGCATGCGCATGAATGCTCAG CAGCGCAAGTCGATCACGCCAGTTAAGCCCATAATAACGACGCCGAAAAGCCAATTTTCCATGCAG GATCTGCTGCGCGAGAAGCAACAACATGTGGAGCAGTTGATGGTGGAGCGGGACTTGGACCGCGAGGATGCACAGAACCAGGCGCTGCAGCTGCAGAAGAACATCAACGAG CTTAAGGCCAGGATTGTCGAACTGCAGTCGGAATTGGGCGATGAGCGCAAGAAATCGGAGGAGTTGCAATTTTGTGGCGATGAAATGAAT AAAAGGCAAGGCGTCAAGTTCACTTTGGATTGCAGTTCTTCCGAAGGTGTATTAATGAATTTGTGTGCCCATATTGAAGAAATAggatatttattaaattcggATAGCACATCCAATAATTCG GCGCAATCCCAGGTGTACAAGGAAAAGATACACGATCTGGAATCAAAGGTCACCCAACTAGAGTCTG CCACACCCAGTCTTCAAAGTCTTCCGCCACCTGTTCCGCTACCGGATGACAGTGCCCTCAAGGAGGAGATTGCTCAGCTGCAGGACAAATTGAGCGTTCAACAGAAGGAGACTGAAGCCCGAATAGCTGAGCAGCTGGAGGAAGAACAACGGCTAAGGGAGAACGTAAAGTACCTGCAGGAACAGAATGCCACGCTGCAGGCTGAACTGGTGTCCAAGGATGAGTCGCTGGAGAAGTTCTCCCTCTCCGAGGTTGGAATCGAGAATCTGCGCAGGGAATTGGCGCTGCTCAAGGAGGAGAACGAAAAGCAGGCCGAGGAGGCCCAGGCAGACTTCTCCCAAAAACTAGCAGCCAAAACCGAGGAGCTGGAAAAGATCAACGCCGAATTGCTGAGCCTGAAGGCCGCCTCCGATTCCCTGGAAAGCGAGAGGGTCAACAAAACCGACGAATGTGAAATACTTCAGACCGAAGTCCGGATGCGGGATGAGCAAATTAAGGAGCTAAACCAACAACTTGATGAGCTAACCACGCAGTTAAACGTACAAAAGGCCGACAGTTCTGCTCTGGATGAAATGCTTCGACAACAAACGGCTGGAAGTGACGAAAAGTCCACTATTCTTGAGCAAACCCAAAAGGAACTGTTGCAACTCAAGGAGGAGGCTGCCAAGAAGCAGGAGGAAAGAGATCAACTAGAAAAGCTATTGACTGAAGCTAAGCAACTTGGGGATCAAGAGAAACTAGTCAGGGAAAAGGCAGAACAGGAAATTagccaaattaaattagaaaaagaAACAGTAGATCAGCTTTTGGTAACCAAGCAAACCGAACTTGAAGTCTGCCAGAAGGAACAGACAGAAACAAAGAGTCAACTTGATGCAAACAAGGAGCTTAATGCCCAGAAGGATCTAAATTTGGTTGAAGCCAAAGAAACTCTGAaaaaactgcagcagcaactggaGGAGAATAGTCAAGTTCAGGCCAAACTGGTAGCTGACCTCGAGGAACAGAAAATGGATCAGGAGGCGACCCTTAAAACCAAAGAGCAGGAATTCCAGAAACTCGAAGCCAAGTCAGCTGAAACCGAAGGACTTCTCAAAACCACACAAATGCAGTTGGAGCAATTCCAGCAACAGGCAGCTGCTTCTGGCGAGGAAGGCGCCAAGAACTTGGCCAAACTGCAGGAGGAGATTAGTCAGCTGAAGTCCCAGGCAGAGAAGACTCAATCGGACTTGAAAGCCAGTCAAGCGGATGCGGAAACCAAGGCCAAGAAGCTGGAGACAGCGAATGTGACAATTGAACAGGAAACTCAAAAGTTGTCCAATTTGCAAGAGCAGCTTAGCCAACTTAAAGCCGAGGTGGATCAGACCAAGTCAGCTCTTAGCTCGAGCCAAACCGATGTGGAGTCCAGGACTAAGCAACTTGAGGCGGCCAATGCTGCGCTTGAAAAGGTCAACAAG GAATACGCCGAATCCCGAGCGGAAGCCTCGCATCTGGAGGACCAGATCAAAGAGATAACTGAGAAACTGCATGCTGAGCTCCTGGCAGAGCGATCCTCAGCCAGCGACCTGCACACCAAGCTTTCCAAGTTCTCTGAGGAATTGGCCACCGGCAAGAAAGAGCTGAACAGCAAGGCCGATGTCTGGAGCCAGGAGATGCTGCAGAAGGAGAAGGAACTCCAGGATCTTCGTCAGCAACTCCAGTACAGTGAAGATTCCCAAACTAAACTTAAGGCAGAGGCCGAAAGAAAAGAATCGTCACTGCAGGAAACCATCAAAACACTTCAGGATCAGGTCACCAAAGCAAAGGCGGAAAATCAAGAGCTTAACAGTGGCACCCAAGAGACAATCAAGGATCTACAAGAGCGGCTGGAGATCACCAACGCCGAGATCCAGCACAAAGAGAAAATGGCTGCCGAAGATGCTCAGAAGATAGCAGACCTAAAAACGCTCGTGGAAGCCATTCAGGTGGCCAATGCCAACATATCAGCCACGAATGCGGAGCTCTCCACAGTCCTGGAGGTCCTTCAAGCGGAGAAAAGCGAAACCAATCACATATTCGAGCTTTTCGAAATGGAGGCCGACATGAATGCCGAGCGTTTGATTGAGAAACTCACTGGCATGAAGGATGAGCTCAAGGATACCCATGCCAAGCTGGATGAGGGGCAGAAAAAGTGCCAGGAACTGGAGAAAAGCTTAGAGCAAGTCACCCAAAGTGAGCAGAGTTTGCAGCAGGAATCCTTGAACTCGAAAGAGCAACTCAAGGAACTCCAACAATCCCTGGGAGAACTTCAGGAGTCACTGAAACAAAAAGATGAACTCGTCCTGGTTTTGGAGGGTAAGCTAAGAGATGCCAGCTCTGAGTTGGAGGGCACGACAAGCTCCTCCAAGGAAATCCAAGAGAAACTACAAGAAGCTCAACAGAAAGAGAAGACTTTACAAGAAGAGGGTGCCAAATTGAGCCAGGAACTGCAACAACTTCAGATAACCAAAGTCCAACATGTCGAGTTACTGAAGCAAAAGGATGAGCTTGTACAGAATTTAGAGCAGAGACTAAAGGAAAGCAATACTCACTTGGAAACACAAAGCTCCTCATCGAAGGAAACCCAAGAAAAACTGGAAGACGCACAGAAGCGGGAAAAGGCCTTGCAGGAGGAAGCTGCCAAATTATCGGAGCAACTGCAGCAAGTACAGAAGGCCAATAGCGAAGTCAACGATTCCCTGGTGAAAGTCGAGGGACTGGTGAAGGATTTCGAGGAGAAACTGGAAGCAGCCAGGCAGCAAGTGGAAGCCCAGCAGGCCGCCAACAAGGAGCTGCAGGATCAGCTTAAGAAAGCTTTGGAAAGCGAGGGAAACCTGCAAGGCAAGTCCCTGGCAGCCGCCGAGCATCTAACTCAGTTGCAGCAGGCCAATGGCGAACTCCAGGAAATGTTGACCAGAAAGGAGGAGACGCTGAAGAACCTGGAGGAAAATCTAGCAGAAACCAATTCCCAATTGAAAACTCAAACGGGCAGCCACAACGAACTGCAGGATAAGTTGGAACAGGCGCAGCTTAAGGAGAGGAGTCTTCAAGAGGAAACAGCCAAGCTATTGGAGCAGGTGGAGCAACTGAAGCAGGCCAACGAGGAGCTCCAGAAATCGCTGAAGCAAAAGCAAACTCTCTTGGAAAAGGGCAATGAGTTTGATAACCAGCTGGCGGAGTACCAGAAAGTCATTGATGAAATGGATGATACGGCCTCCACCAAGTCCAAGCTGCTGGAACAGCTTCAAAATAGAGTGGTGGAGCTCGAGGCGGCTCTCCACCAGGCCAACGAAGCCCAAAAGACTGCCAATCTGGAAACCAAGGAGCTGAGGCGTCAACTGGAATCGCTGCAGTTGGAGAAGTCTATGGAGATTCTAACCCTGAAGACGCAGATGAATGGAGCGGGCAGCAGCCAATTAGGAAAGGGCGATGCAGTGGAG cCACTAGACAGTGAGACCAGTCTGGCGAAGATCAACTTCCTCAACTCAATCATTGCAGACATGCAACAGAAGAATGATGCCCTTAAGGCCAAAGTCCAGACTCTGGAGACCTTGCCAATGGATTTCACCAA ACCCCATGCCTTTGATGTGTTGACCAAGCGTAAGCCTGCTCCTCGACTTTTCTGCGACATCTGCGACGAGTTTGATAAGCACGAGACGGAGGACTGTCCCATCCAGGCTGGCGAGGATCGGGATTACTCCCCACCACCCACCGCCGaggccaacaacaacgagaAGAAGGAACGCAAGCTGCCTGCGCCCAGAAAATACTGCGAGTCCTGCGAGG TCTTTGGCCACGATACCAGCGAATGTGCCGACGATGAGACCTATTAG